CAGCTTTTGGATTTGGCATTAATCCTTTTGGACCAAGTATACGTCCAAGTCTACCTACAACTGCCATCATATCAGGTGTTGCTACTACAACATCAAAGTCTAACCAACCTTCGTTTTGAATCTTTGGAAGTAATTCATTTCCTCCAACGAAATCTGCTCCTGCTTCTTCTGCTTCTTTTACTTTATCGCCTTTTGCAAATACTAATACTCTAACTGTTTTACCTGTTCCGTGTGGAAGCACTACAGCTCCACGCACTTGTTGGTCAGCATGACGACTGTCTACACCTAATTTAATATGACATTCTATAGTTTCGTCAAATTTAGCACTAGCTGTTTTTACAACAATATCTGCTGCTTCTTTTGGATCATAAAGTGTTGTTCTATCGACTAATTTAGCCGCCTCTTTATATCTTTTTCCTCTTTTCATTTCATTAACCTCCTTGTGGTAATATCGGGAGCAACCCTCCCACAGTGTGAATTTTGTAGTCAATCTCTATTCTTCTACAACAATTCCCATGCTTCTTGCAGTTCCTGCAATCATACTCATTGCAGATTCAATAGAACTTGCATTCAAGTCTTTCATTTTAAGTTCTGCAATTTTCTTAACTTCATCTTTAGAAATTGTAGCTACTTTTGTTTTATTTGGAACTCCTGAACCAGAGTCAATTTTACAAGCTTTTTTAAGTAATATAGCTGCTGGTGGAGTCTTAGTGATAAAACTAAAACTTCTATCTTGATATACAGTAATTACTACTGGAATAATCATTCCTGCTTGATCAGCTGTTTTAGCATTGAATTCTTTTGTAAATTGCATTATGTTGACACCATGTTGTCCTAGTGCTGGACCTACTGGTGGTGCTGGTGTAGCTTTACCAGCTGGAATTTGTAATTTTATCATTCCTGTAACTTTCTTAGCCATTAAGGGCACCTCCTGAATTTTGTGGTATTTAACGGGATTTCCCTCCCACTAGCATGAACAATTAATATTCATACTATAAAACCAATAATAAATTAAATTTTTTCCATTTTCGTAAAGTCTAATTCTACTGGTGTTTCTCTACCAAATATTGAAAGATTAACTATTACGGTACGTTTATGCTCATGAATTTCCTTAACAACTCCGACAGACCCTTCAAATGGTCCTTCAGTAACTTTAACGGAATCGCCTACAGCTACCTCAATGTTAACGACCTCAATATCAATACCCATATTCTTAATTTCTTCTTCAGATAAAGGTACAGGTTTTGACCCAGGTCCTACGAATCCAGTAACACCTCTTGTATTTCTTACAACGTACCAAGTATCGTCATTCATAACCATTTTAATGATAACGTATCCTGGAAATGTTTTTTTCTCAACTTCTTTTTTATTTCCATTTTTCTCTTCTACAACTTTGTATAGTGGTACTATTACCTCTAATATTTGGTCATGTAATTTTCTGTTATCTACTAATTTTTCAATATTAGCCTTAACTTTGTTCTCATACCCTGAATAAGTATGAACAACAAACCATTTAGCTTCTTCTGCCATAGAACCATCCTTCTTTACTTATTTCACTTAGATTAAAAACCATAATGGTTGCATAATCTTACCTACTTGAAGAGTATACCTGTTTTTCTAATAAATATACCCTACTCCTGCTTGAAACAATAGGTCTATTACAGTAATCATAGCTCCAACCAATAAGGAAACAAATATTACAGTAACTGTTTGTTTTGCTAATGTTGTTCTGTCAGGCCAAACTATTTTTCTGAATTCACCTTTTAACCCTTTGAAAAAACTCTTCTTTTTAACAACTTTTGCGTCACCCATGTTTTCACTTCCTTTGTGCAGACTATAGAAATTTATTTAGTCTCTTTATGAAGAGTATGCTTTCTACAGAATCTACAGTATTTTTTTGTTTCTTGTCTTTCTGGATGTAATCTTTTCTCTTTTGTTGTGTTGTAATTTCTTTGCTTGCATTCAGTACATTCTAAAGTTATTTTGACACGCACAACTTCCACCTCCACTTGTCTATAAGTTTAGAGAAATACATATTATTTTACGGCATAAAAAAAAGAGCCCTACAAATATGCTTATATAATATATCATATTGTAGGTTCTGCTGTCAAGGTTTTTGACATATTTTTATTAATTAATGCTATTTATTGACTTCTTATAAAAAATAGCTATTTTTTCTTATCTAAAAAATATGATTGTTCCTTAAAAGAGTTATTCATATTCTTATAATAATTAGTTGCCGTCTTTTTGCTTTTCTTGAAAGTCTTTATTTTTCTTTTCTTATTATTAAAATGATCTTCTATCATGATTTTATTTTTTTCTTCGAGAACTTGTATTTCAATACCTATTTCTGAAACACTGGTTATTTTATCCTTTAGTAATTTTATTTTATCTTTATATAGATTAGTATTTTGCTTAAGTTCTTCTGATATTCTTTCAAATGTTGATTGAAATCCAGAATCAAGTATTTCTAGAGCATCAATATATTGTTGTTTCTCTGTTATAAATACGTTAAAATCTTCTAATTCAATTTTTTCTTGGTTAACATATTCATTTTGTTTCTTAGTCACTTCATAAATCTTTTTAAGAACGTCAGACTTTTCATCCAACGAATCTATAAGGATATTAAGATAGGTGTTAATACTAGACATACAAATACCTCTTTTCTATTAATATAGGCAAATATTATGTTATAGTTTAATATCTATATTAGCTCCTATATTTGGATTAACTGACGATTCCATTAGTTTAGTTAAAGCTTGTCCCTGTTCTTTTGCTAGATCCATTCCCATTTTTGATAATGATATGTTAACCTGAGACATTATTTTACCTTGTGACAAAGATGTTGATAGTGCTGCTATATCCATAGTATCACTTCACTCCTTTATTCTGTTATGTTATTTGTGCTCTTATTCTTAGGAATCTTTGCAAGTTTCATAGCTTCTTTCCATGTATCACGTAATTCTCTTAGGAGTCCTAGCACTTCTTCGAGTACTTCCTTATCTTTGTTTACATTTGCTTCTATGAGTCTTTCGTTGATATAATTATACATTGTTTTAAAGTTTTTGGAAACTGGATATTTGTCATCTAGTGTGATTATGAATTCTTGTATGATATCTTCTACTCTAGTTATATAATTATGAGTTTTTTCCATTTCTTTATCATCTATAGCCTCTATAGCTTGGTTACAAAATTTAATCGCTCCATTATAAAGCATCAGTGTAAGTTCTTGTGGAGAAGCTGTTAGTATAGCATTGTTTTGGTATTTGTTATATCCATTATTAGCTATCATTGTGACCCTCCTCCTAACATTGATACTAATGATGCACTTTGGCTATTCATAGCTTGAATTGCTTTTTCCATTGCCGTAAACTGTTGGTAATATCTTTGCTCTATTACAGTTAATTTATCTTCTAGTTCTTCAATACGATCAGCATACTCATCAATTCTATTATCCATTTCTTTGTCATTATAAAATGTTAGTGCACTACTTACCCCAGAACCCTTCATTTTATCTTGCATTACAGAATGAAGCTCTCTTCCAACTGCATTTAATAGTTCTGCAACTTTTTCTGGGTCTTCTTCTATAGCTTCTTTTAATGTATTAGTTTTAGCAGCGTATAATGGGTCATCTTCATCTCCATTGATATGTAAAAGTCCTCTTTCACTATAATCACCCGTTACAATACCTAAATCAGATAAAAAGTCATATTTAAAATCACTGGTATCTACTCCAGAACTAGTACCTAAAATATTTCTCATAGAATCTTTTAATCCAGATAGAATATCGTCTCGTCTTAATAATGAATTCTTAATTTTATCTTCCCAAAGCTTAATATCATCATCTGACATAGCTTTTTTTTCTTCTTGTGTTAAAGGTTCATATCCTTTTGCTCTATCTGCATTAACTTTGATATTCATTTCTAAAAGTATTTCATTATACTCATTCACAAAATCTTTAACTTTATTGTATATAGCGTCTGTATCCTGGTTAACTGTTATATTGGCAGATACCCCTTCATCTTTTAACGCTAATGTGAGACCATTTATATTAACCTCATTGCTATTTGAAGTTAAAGTTGTACCATTATATACAAATTCTGCATCCTGCCCATTAGTCCCTATTCTTGTCGAAGGTTTTCCACCTTCTGCATCCTGTAATCCTAGTGCAGACAATAATTCATCATCACCACTTACTATAATTTGTTGCTCTTGTCCCTGATCTTTTGTTGACATCATTAACCTATTAAAATTATTGTCAAATGATATATTAATATTATCTTGTTCCTTCTTTATCTTGTCTGTTATTTCAGAAATTGTATTATTAGCTGATATTTCTATATCCTTCGTTGTCTTACCATTATCAAGACTAATTGTTATTACTTTTGTGGTATCAGTTCCGAAATCAATTAGATCTCCGGCTTTCGTTGAAGATGTAATATCCTCACTATTTTTATCTGTTGTTATCTCATTACCTGTTAGAAAAGACCCTCTAGCTAGACGATTAATCTTTATTGTATGGGTTCCTTCTACTGCTGAAATACCAGCTTTTGCTGATATAATACCTTCATTAGATGATAACGCATTCTTTTTACAAAAAGTTCCTTTAGATTTTAAGTCAAAAACAGATTTAGTATAGAAAGAATACACCTTAGCATTCATATCTTTCCATATATCTTTTTTCCATTCAAGTTTTGTTTTATCTTTTTTAACCCTATCGACTTTTAATCTTTCAGCTTTCATAAGCTCTTTTATAATATTATCTGTATCTAGCCCAGAAGCTAATCCTGAAAATTGTATTCCCATGAAATCACCCCTTATCTTTTTTCATCAACGAATATGCCTGACATTTCCCATAATTTCGCAACCATATCTAATATTTTCTCAGATGGAATTTCTCTTATTACACTATCGTCTTCTGTATCAATCACTTTAACCAAAATTTGTTTAGTCTTTTCATGAATAGAGAATTCTAATCTCCTATTATAAGTCTTAAATTTTTTATTTGCTTTTTCAATAGCTTCTATTACTTCATGATCTTTATTTTGATTATTAATTTCTACATCAATGTTTTTTTCTACTATTGTTTTATTAGAATTTGTAGTCTTGTTTAAGTTTTGGACTACTTCTTTTTTGTTTACCTCAACTTGAGGATTTGAACTATATAATTCCATACCGTTTGATTTAATCATCATTGCTAACACCTCCAAACAATAATTTTATCATTTGTATATTATATCGTAACTATTAGAGATTATATTAACAAGTAAAAGTAAAATTTTTATTTATTCTATTAAAAAAAAGCCAGAGGAATAATCCTCTGACCCTCTGTAATATTTAAATTATCTTAATAATTGCAATACTCCTTGAGGAGCTTGATTTGCTTGTGCAAGCATTGATTGCGCAGCTTGTTGAAGAATATTGTTCTTAGTGAATGTCATCATTTCTTTAGCCATATCTACGTCTCTAACTCTTGCTTCAGATGCTTGAAGATTTTCTGCAGATGTATCTAAGTTTTTGATTGTATGTTCTAATCTATTCTGCATAGCACCAAGTTTTGATCTTTCACCAGAAACTTTTTCTATAGCTGACTGAAGAGTAGTAATTGAACTTGAAGCTGCTGGTTGACTTGAAACATTAATTCCTTTATCCTTACTTCCTTCTACATCTTCATTTAAAGCTAATACTGTATTTCCAGGAGCAGTAGTTATATTAGAGGTACCTAAAGCAGCACTGTCTTTAACTGCAACAGTAATTCCAGCTTCATCTGCAACAGCATCTAAAGCTGCTTTAATTTTTGCTTCAGTAGTACCTGTTACACTTCCTGCAGTAGTTCCATCACCTGCTTCTTGCTCCATTGTAATAGTAATTGTACTACCATCATCACTTAATTTTGCTTCTGTACTTGTTACAGCAGCATTATTAACATCACTTGATGAAACAAATTCAATAGTTAAAGCATTTCCTGTATTACTTGTAACTTCTATATTTGTAGCACCTACTACTTCCTGTGCCTCATAAGCTTTTCCTTGTACTCCTAATGCTTCTGCACCCATTTCATTAATAGATAAACTAACATTTTGTCCTTCGTTAGCTCCGATATGGAACTTACCTTGGAAATCTCCATCTAAAAGTTTTTGAGTGTTAAATTCTGTAGTATCTGAAATTCTTGTAAGTTCTTGAGATAATTGGTCTACCTCTTTTTGAATTTCTGAACGGTCTACAGATACATTAGTATCATTTGAAGATTGTACTGCTAATTCTCTCATTCTTTGAAGAATAGATTGAGATTCTTGAAGTGCACCTTCTGCTGTTTGAATAAGTGAAATACCATCTTGTGCATTTCTAGAAGCTTGATTCAATCCTCTAACTTGTGCTCTCATTTTTTCAGAAATAGCAAGTCCTGCTGCATCATCACCAGCTCTGTTAATTCTCATACCTGATGATAACTTTTCTATAGATTTTTGTCCATTTGCACTGTTAATTCCTAATTGACGATGTGTATTCATTGCCATCATATTGTGATTTATAATCATAATTTATTCCTCCTTGAATTTTCCTAATGACCATCCATTGTCATTATTATCATATTTACAAAGAACCAATTGGGCCCATATAATTGGCTCTTTATATCTTCATAATATATATCGGAATCTTTTTATATAACTTTACACTTTTATGAAATATTTTGTTAAATTAACCCATATTTTTTCTTTACTTTTTACCGAACATATTTTTCAACATCTCAGCTGTCTCTTCATTAGTATCCACAGCCATCTTATTCTCTTCCTGAATCTGCAAATATATCTCTTTTCTATGTATAGGAACATTTTTAGGAGCATTTATCCCCAATTTGACACCATCTTTTGATATGTCAATAACAATTAACTCAATATCATCTCCAATAATAATACCTTCGCCCTTTTTCCTAGATAATGCTAGCATATTATTCACCCACCTTTTGTTTTGATTCTTTTAGGTGTTCATAGAGATTATGCTTGATATTATATTCATCGCTATCTAGTATTACTTGAATTCCTTTATTACTTTTGCTATTGATGATAATAGGTGCTTTCAGATTGGTAGTCATCTTTTCAACATCCTCTGGTACTACGATTATATTGTATAAAACCAAATCCTCCTGATTAAGCTTACCAATACGTAAAATCAATTCATCATCTACATCAGGACTATAATCTGGAAAAACCAATGGTGTGACTATCATTGGCAACACAATATCCTTATCCTCCACAGATTGTAGCCAGCATAAAATATCATTAGCAAATAAAATAGTATACTCATGATATTGATTAAATCCAAAGATTCCATCTTCAAAAGTAATAATTTGTTCCTTATCTATCTCAATCTTTCCAAAATACTTAGTTTCAACTAACACTCAATCACCCCTTTTTTAATTATAGTATAGTTACATATAGTTAAATAAATCTTTGCACATACAAAATATCAGATAAACCTATTATATCATCCATTATTTAACATATAAAGCTATACTACATAAATATTTGTATTTATTTACTAACGTATAATATTATAGACGCATTTTTTATCAATGCGTCTATATTCACATATTTTATAGTTATATATTATCTAATGAAATCGAGTAAAGTACTTTGTATAATTTTAGTTGATGACATAAGTGCTGCATTATAAACCATCTCTTGTGATTTATAATTAACTATAACCTCTGCTATATTGATATCTTCATTTTTTGACATTAAATCAGTAAAATTCATGTTATCATTATCAAGTCTATTAATAGTCAAATCAAGTCTGTTTATTCTAGTACCTAGATCAGCTTCTTGTTTCAACAATCCATCTTTATGTCCATCAATTTTCCCAATCAACTCATTGAACCTGTCTCCCAGACTATCTTTCAGCAAATCATAATATTTAGAATCGCTGTCTGGGATTTTACCTACTTCGTTTATCATCTCTTCTAAATCTCTGAATAGATCCTTAGTTATCAAATCCGAACCTAAGGAATTAATGGCAACACTTTGATTATAACTGACTTGATAATGGATGTTATCTCTATCATTGTCATAAACTACATTCGTATCATTATCTGTACAATTAAAGTAATGTATTGGGTTAAGATCATTTTTGTTGAACTCATCTTTTATATATTTAAATTCTAATGGGTCTGGTATCTTACCTGCCGCTTTATCTTCGGAATTGAAAATCAACTCTCCTGTGTCCTGTAGAAAATTAACAGTACCAGATTGTGGTTCATATGCACTTTTATCATTGGAGTTTATTGTATTAACATTCAAAGTCCCTATTTTATCTATTTTCGGATTACTATTTTCTATATTAGAATACCCGAGCCTTATTCTATCAACATTCACAATTCTAGGACTTGCAGGCGGGTCTTCGTCAATAATTTTCTCTATGGACTCAATATCGTCCTTAGTGAATTCTTCGGTTATTGTGTAGCTTTTATCCGTTACAGCTTTTGTGAATGTTAATGGCTGATCTGTTTTGTAACCAGTAAAAACATAACGTCCAGCATAATCTACGTTTCC
The sequence above is a segment of the Vallitalea longa genome. Coding sequences within it:
- the rplA gene encoding 50S ribosomal protein L1 codes for the protein MKRGKRYKEAAKLVDRTTLYDPKEAADIVVKTASAKFDETIECHIKLGVDSRHADQQVRGAVVLPHGTGKTVRVLVFAKGDKVKEAEEAGADFVGGNELLPKIQNEGWLDFDVVVATPDMMAVVGRLGRILGPKGLMPNPKAGTVTMDVAKAIKEIKAGKIEYRLDKTNIIHVPIGKVSFGTEKITDNFHTLMSAIIKARPSAAKGQYLRSVAITSTMGPGIKINGDKLTAIEK
- the rplK gene encoding 50S ribosomal protein L11, which codes for MAKKVTGMIKLQIPAGKATPAPPVGPALGQHGVNIMQFTKEFNAKTADQAGMIIPVVITVYQDRSFSFITKTPPAAILLKKACKIDSGSGVPNKTKVATISKDEVKKIAELKMKDLNASSIESAMSMIAGTARSMGIVVEE
- the nusG gene encoding transcription termination/antitermination protein NusG — translated: MAEEAKWFVVHTYSGYENKVKANIEKLVDNRKLHDQILEVIVPLYKVVEEKNGNKKEVEKKTFPGYVIIKMVMNDDTWYVVRNTRGVTGFVGPGSKPVPLSEEEIKNMGIDIEVVNIEVAVGDSVKVTEGPFEGSVGVVKEIHEHKRTVIVNLSIFGRETPVELDFTKMEKI
- the secE gene encoding preprotein translocase subunit SecE, translating into MGDAKVVKKKSFFKGLKGEFRKIVWPDRTTLAKQTVTVIFVSLLVGAMITVIDLLFQAGVGYIY
- the rpmG gene encoding 50S ribosomal protein L33, whose translation is MRVKITLECTECKQRNYNTTKEKRLHPERQETKKYCRFCRKHTLHKETK
- the flgN gene encoding flagellar export chaperone FlgN — translated: MSSINTYLNILIDSLDEKSDVLKKIYEVTKKQNEYVNQEKIELEDFNVFITEKQQYIDALEILDSGFQSTFERISEELKQNTNLYKDKIKLLKDKITSVSEIGIEIQVLEEKNKIMIEDHFNNKKRKIKTFKKSKKTATNYYKNMNNSFKEQSYFLDKKK
- a CDS encoding YjfB family protein, producing MDIAALSTSLSQGKIMSQVNISLSKMGMDLAKEQGQALTKLMESSVNPNIGANIDIKL
- the fliS gene encoding flagellar export chaperone FliS; this encodes MIANNGYNKYQNNAILTASPQELTLMLYNGAIKFCNQAIEAIDDKEMEKTHNYITRVEDIIQEFIITLDDKYPVSKNFKTMYNYINERLIEANVNKDKEVLEEVLGLLRELRDTWKEAMKLAKIPKNKSTNNITE
- the fliD gene encoding flagellar filament capping protein FliD, producing MGIQFSGLASGLDTDNIIKELMKAERLKVDRVKKDKTKLEWKKDIWKDMNAKVYSFYTKSVFDLKSKGTFCKKNALSSNEGIISAKAGISAVEGTHTIKINRLARGSFLTGNEITTDKNSEDITSSTKAGDLIDFGTDTTKVITISLDNGKTTKDIEISANNTISEITDKIKKEQDNINISFDNNFNRLMMSTKDQGQEQQIIVSGDDELLSALGLQDAEGGKPSTRIGTNGQDAEFVYNGTTLTSNSNEVNINGLTLALKDEGVSANITVNQDTDAIYNKVKDFVNEYNEILLEMNIKVNADRAKGYEPLTQEEKKAMSDDDIKLWEDKIKNSLLRRDDILSGLKDSMRNILGTSSGVDTSDFKYDFLSDLGIVTGDYSERGLLHINGDEDDPLYAAKTNTLKEAIEEDPEKVAELLNAVGRELHSVMQDKMKGSGVSSALTFYNDKEMDNRIDEYADRIEELEDKLTVIEQRYYQQFTAMEKAIQAMNSQSASLVSMLGGGSQ
- a CDS encoding flagellar protein FlaG, coding for MMIKSNGMELYSSNPQVEVNKKEVVQNLNKTTNSNKTIVEKNIDVEINNQNKDHEVIEAIEKANKKFKTYNRRLEFSIHEKTKQILVKVIDTEDDSVIREIPSEKILDMVAKLWEMSGIFVDEKR
- a CDS encoding flagellin, with the protein product MIINHNMMAMNTHRQLGINSANGQKSIEKLSSGMRINRAGDDAAGLAISEKMRAQVRGLNQASRNAQDGISLIQTAEGALQESQSILQRMRELAVQSSNDTNVSVDRSEIQKEVDQLSQELTRISDTTEFNTQKLLDGDFQGKFHIGANEGQNVSLSINEMGAEALGVQGKAYEAQEVVGATNIEVTSNTGNALTIEFVSSSDVNNAAVTSTEAKLSDDGSTITITMEQEAGDGTTAGSVTGTTEAKIKAALDAVADEAGITVAVKDSAALGTSNITTAPGNTVLALNEDVEGSKDKGINVSSQPAASSSITTLQSAIEKVSGERSKLGAMQNRLEHTIKNLDTSAENLQASEARVRDVDMAKEMMTFTKNNILQQAAQSMLAQANQAPQGVLQLLR
- the csrA gene encoding carbon storage regulator CsrA, with amino-acid sequence MLALSRKKGEGIIIGDDIELIVIDISKDGVKLGINAPKNVPIHRKEIYLQIQEENKMAVDTNEETAEMLKNMFGKK
- the fliW gene encoding flagellar assembly protein FliW; the encoded protein is MLVETKYFGKIEIDKEQIITFEDGIFGFNQYHEYTILFANDILCWLQSVEDKDIVLPMIVTPLVFPDYSPDVDDELILRIGKLNQEDLVLYNIIVVPEDVEKMTTNLKAPIIINSKSNKGIQVILDSDEYNIKHNLYEHLKESKQKVGE
- the flgL gene encoding flagellar hook-associated protein FlgL, producing MRITNNMISNNILLSLSRSKYALSIYEGQLATGKKIQKPSDDPIVAVRALKFRTNIREVQQYKSNAEDAISWMTVTENSVSNIIEIVKKARTLCVQATNDTLGVGERESIITSLKQLKDQLANEGNVDYAGRYVFTGYKTDQPLTFTKAVTDKSYTITEEFTKDDIESIEKIIDEDPPASPRIVNVDRIRLGYSNIENSNPKIDKIGTLNVNTINSNDKSAYEPQSGTVNFLQDTGELIFNSEDKAAGKIPDPLEFKYIKDEFNKNDLNPIHYFNCTDNDTNVVYDNDRDNIHYQVSYNQSVAINSLGSDLITKDLFRDLEEMINEVGKIPDSDSKYYDLLKDSLGDRFNELIGKIDGHKDGLLKQEADLGTRINRLDLTINRLDNDNMNFTDLMSKNEDINIAEVIVNYKSQEMVYNAALMSSTKIIQSTLLDFIR